In Leopardus geoffroyi isolate Oge1 chromosome D1, O.geoffroyi_Oge1_pat1.0, whole genome shotgun sequence, the genomic stretch CCTTAAGGCAGAAATTGGATTTATTTCCTCTGTTCGTTCCCCCTAGGACTGGGCTAGGGagttaagaaacatttttaaatattttgccaaGCCAGAGTTGCTAACCCCAGGCCAAATGAGGTTGGGTTTACGTTACAGCCAAGGATTGCAAGACACTCCTCACGGGGGATGGACCTCAAACAGAACCTCTGCCCTCCAGATGAGCTGGCTGTGaggctccgccccctccccctccccctctatCCTGAGTCACCTCGGAGTTGGGAGTGGGGCACCAGCACCATGGGGACTCCCAATGATCAGGCGGTGCTGCAGGCCATCTTCAACCCTGACACCCCATTCGGAGACCTCGTTGGGTTGGACGCGGGAGAGGAAGCGGAGGAGGAAGAGGTAGACGAAGGTGAGTTCGACTCTGGACGGCAGTGCTCCTCTGGTGGCAGGGGATGGTAGTCTCACGAGGCCCCTTGTTCCGTGACCCTTGAATGACGGTTGAGGTTGGAATCAGAGGTCTACTGGTCGTTGGTTCACAGGCTGGGGGCTCGGCAAGAGTTTCTCCGCCAAAAGGAGCAAGCCAGGATTTGTCCTTCAGCCCTCACGCCTCTGACCTTCCCTCACCACTTAGTTCACCCCATAATCCAAGCTCAACTGTACTGGGGCCGCGGGGAGGTGCTAAACTTTCACATCTTTGTCATAACAGGGGCATTTCACTCCCCCACAGgatggaaggggtggggaggggctctgcTCAACGTTTCTGACCTCGACATGCACAGCCTCAGCAGGCATTCGGGGTTCCACACCGCTCCCAGCCAAGCCCTGAGCCCATCCTACATCCCAGCCAACCCCTCCGGCTCAGGTCCCGGCTTTCCAAAGCTCGAGCTGGCTTTTGCTCCTTGCTCCCAGCTGCAcacctgtcccttccctgttccctTCTGACACAGATGGAGTTTTCCCTCGAGCACAGTTGGAGCAATCCAAGGCCCTGGAGCTGCAAGGGGTGATGGCGGCGGAGGCTGGCGACCTCGGCACGGCCCTGGAGAGGTTTGGCCAAGCCATCAGCCTGCTGCCTGAGCGGGCCTCCGCCTACAACAACCGAGCCCAGGCCCGCCGACTCCAAGGAGATGTGGCAGGTGAGGGGAGATGCCCTGGAACTTCCACAGAAGGGACCCTGGGGTCCACAGACCAGAGATGGAGTGGTTGTGGGACTGGGGCCTGGAGGCTGGGACTGTTCTGGAACCTATGTTCTTACCTATAAGAGTTATCTCATGGGCCCTGCTAGTCTCTTGGGGGCTATTGGGAAGGTCAAAGAGATCGCATTCCATTCGTTTATGTAACAAACATTTAATGAGAGTCTACTGTTGTAGCGGTGGGCTAGGACAAAGAGGAGAGATAGACCACCCACAGGAACTCCTACTCCGTGCCGGGTGTCCGGCACTTTCCATGTAACTTCACAACAACCCCCAAAGGTGTGTGCTATTGGTACCTCCCTTTTAGAGAAGAAGAAGACTGTAGTAGAATTGGGGTTTGAAGCAGGTGGTGGGGCTCCAAGGTCTGTGCTCTTAATGCCCCTGTGCTACTGCTGCTCAAGAAGCTCACGGTCCGAGGGGTGGGACAGACCCACAACCATGATACAAGCTGAGAAGGTTCAGCACAgtatctgccccccaccccctaccccccaccccccgccaccagGGGTGAGTTTGAAAGGATGAATAGGCTGCAGCTGGATGGAGGAGAGGAAGTGGGAGAAGGTACAGGCAGGTAGAGACCCAGAAGGCACGGAAAAGTACAGAGAACTTCAGAACTCCAGGCTGGCTGGAATGGGGAGTGGTGGGAGGGTGGAGTAGAGCCTGGAGAAGTAAACAGGGGCCTGATGGCCCCTAACTGGCAACGTTAGGCAGGTTGGACTGTGTCTTGAACACATGGGGAAtcattaaaaggattttttttttcaacgtttttatttatttttgggacagagagagacagagcatgaacgggggaggggcagagagagagggaaacacagaatcggaaacaggctccaggctctgagccatcagcccagagcccgacgcggggctcgaactcacggaccgcgagatcgtgacctggctgaagtcggacacttaaccgactgcgccacccaggcgcccctcattaaaAGGATTTTAACTGGGGAGTGACCAGATGGAACCTGCTGCCCTTGGGCAACTCTGACTGGAAGGGGGACAATGGGACAGAGAAGGCCATGCTGGAGACCAGAGGGCAGACTGAAGGTGTAAACCACAGAAAACTGTCACGGTGGTTGAGGTGCTCCTGCAGCCAGGAACGCCAGCCTGAA encodes the following:
- the TTC36 gene encoding tetratricopeptide repeat protein 36; this encodes MGTPNDQAVLQAIFNPDTPFGDLVGLDAGEEAEEEEVDEDGVFPRAQLEQSKALELQGVMAAEAGDLGTALERFGQAISLLPERASAYNNRAQARRLQGDVAGALEDLERAVALSGGRGRAARQGFVQRGLLARLQGRDDDARRDFERAARLGSPFARRQLVLLNPYAALCNRMLADMMRQLRAPRNGR